The proteins below are encoded in one region of Nocardioides marmorisolisilvae:
- the rlmC gene encoding 23S rRNA (uracil(747)-C(5))-methyltransferase RlmC: MDCTHYDAGRCRSCSLLEVPRAEQLTRKELACRTLVPAQRWLPTAAGPDAAFRNKAKMVVAGTVDQPTLGILGPNGSGVDLRDCGLHAPGLQSALPSLARFVTRAGLTPYDVPARRGELKLLIATESPDGELMVRFVLRSQEPVARIRKHLPQLLGELPGLRVVTVNLQPEHKAVLEGEREIVLTEAATLPMRVNDVTLQLHPQGFFQTNTLLAAALYQQARDWANEVGPRTVWDLYCGVGGFAAHLVASDRSMLGVEVSVGAVEGARAASGPSSGPAADFVAADATAYAIAAATSPDLVVVNPPRRGIGPELAGWLDQSTVGHVIYSSCNATTLARDLAAMPAFQVSRARMFDMFPQTDHYEVMVLLERSDRPD, from the coding sequence GTGGACTGCACCCACTACGACGCCGGCCGGTGTCGCTCATGCTCTTTGCTCGAGGTGCCCCGCGCCGAGCAGCTCACCCGCAAGGAACTGGCCTGCCGCACCCTGGTGCCGGCGCAACGCTGGTTGCCGACGGCGGCCGGCCCCGACGCGGCGTTCCGCAACAAGGCGAAGATGGTGGTGGCCGGGACCGTCGACCAACCGACCCTGGGGATCCTCGGCCCGAACGGGTCGGGGGTCGACCTGCGCGACTGCGGCCTGCACGCACCGGGCCTGCAGTCGGCCCTCCCCTCGCTGGCACGGTTCGTGACCAGGGCCGGCCTGACGCCGTACGACGTGCCTGCGCGCCGCGGCGAGCTCAAGCTGCTCATCGCCACGGAGTCCCCCGACGGAGAGCTGATGGTGCGCTTCGTCCTGCGGTCGCAGGAGCCGGTGGCTCGGATCCGCAAGCACCTGCCGCAGCTGCTGGGCGAGCTGCCCGGGCTGCGGGTCGTGACGGTGAACCTGCAGCCCGAGCACAAGGCCGTGCTGGAGGGAGAGCGCGAGATCGTGCTCACCGAGGCGGCCACCCTGCCGATGCGCGTCAACGACGTCACGCTGCAGCTCCACCCGCAGGGCTTCTTCCAGACCAACACGCTGCTCGCCGCAGCGCTCTACCAGCAGGCACGCGACTGGGCGAACGAGGTCGGCCCACGCACGGTCTGGGACCTCTACTGCGGGGTGGGGGGCTTCGCCGCGCACCTCGTGGCCTCGGACCGTTCGATGCTCGGTGTCGAGGTCAGCGTCGGCGCCGTCGAGGGGGCGCGGGCAGCCTCGGGTCCATCGTCGGGCCCCGCTGCCGACTTCGTCGCCGCCGACGCCACGGCCTATGCGATCGCTGCCGCCACGTCTCCGGACCTGGTGGTGGTGAACCCGCCGCGTCGCGGTATCGGCCCGGAGCTGGCCGGCTGGCTGGACCAGTCGACCGTGGGTCACGTCATCTACTCCAGCTGCAACGCCACCACGCTGGCCCGGGACCTCGCCGCGATGCCCGCTTTCCAGGTGAGCCGGGCCCGGATGTTCGACATGTTCCCGCAGACCGACCATTACGAGGTGATGGTGCTTCTCGAACGGTCAGATCGACCGGACTGA
- a CDS encoding PrsW family intramembrane metalloprotease, whose protein sequence is MPARHNTTVFTVLVSTVMLVGALAIGVVLLLSGAPLALVTGTVLAAVPVAPLIACYLWLDRYEPEPRSLLVLGLGWGAFVATTIALVLQAVDTFAFGDGQAITAVVVAPLTEEAAKGLFIVLLLFYRRQELDGILDGIVYAGMVGIGFAFVENILYLTSAYMGDNGATGGLEGAVGLFVIRCLFSPFAHPLFTAFTGVGVGIAVSSRRRMVRFGAPVVGYLLAVCAHGLWNGALMVDHGRGAVSAYLFLMVPAFLLFAGFAVWARAREGRMLTSALADCAKRGFLDPSEIPWLVRLPARRACRRYAQRAGGTPARRTMAAYQREAIELAYLHHRYLRGTAPAGFEALGQQHVEALRALRPRLLWPVANGVSGARPVPSHRSGEAR, encoded by the coding sequence ATGCCGGCCCGCCACAACACCACCGTCTTCACCGTGCTCGTCAGCACGGTGATGCTCGTCGGTGCGTTGGCGATCGGCGTGGTGCTGCTGCTCTCGGGCGCTCCACTGGCGCTGGTGACCGGCACCGTGCTGGCCGCGGTGCCCGTCGCCCCGTTGATCGCCTGCTACCTGTGGCTGGACCGCTACGAGCCCGAGCCGCGCTCGCTGCTGGTGCTCGGGCTGGGATGGGGCGCGTTCGTGGCGACCACGATCGCGCTGGTCCTGCAGGCGGTCGACACCTTCGCGTTCGGCGACGGCCAGGCCATCACGGCCGTCGTGGTCGCACCACTCACCGAGGAGGCCGCCAAGGGTCTCTTCATCGTGCTGCTGCTCTTCTACCGACGCCAGGAGCTCGACGGCATCCTCGACGGCATCGTGTACGCCGGAATGGTGGGCATCGGCTTCGCGTTCGTCGAGAACATCCTCTACCTGACGTCGGCGTACATGGGCGACAACGGAGCGACCGGTGGGTTGGAGGGCGCCGTCGGACTGTTTGTGATCCGGTGTCTCTTCTCGCCGTTCGCGCACCCGCTGTTCACCGCCTTCACCGGGGTCGGTGTCGGGATCGCCGTCTCGTCACGTCGACGCATGGTGCGCTTCGGCGCCCCGGTCGTGGGCTACCTGCTGGCGGTCTGTGCGCACGGTCTGTGGAACGGGGCGCTGATGGTCGACCACGGCCGCGGCGCGGTCTCCGCCTACCTCTTCTTGATGGTGCCCGCCTTCCTGCTGTTCGCCGGTTTCGCAGTCTGGGCCCGCGCGCGGGAGGGCCGGATGCTGACCTCCGCGCTGGCCGACTGCGCCAAGCGGGGCTTCCTCGATCCGTCCGAGATCCCGTGGCTCGTCCGGCTGCCCGCGAGGCGTGCCTGCCGCCGGTATGCCCAGCGCGCGGGCGGTACGCCGGCCCGACGGACGATGGCGGCGTATCAGCGTGAGGCGATCGAGCTGGCCTACCTGCACCACAGGTACCTGCGCGGGACCGCGCCTGCCGGCTTCGAGGCGCTCGGCCAGCAGCACGTCGAGGCCCTGCGAGCACTGCGGCCCAGACTGCTGTGGCCGGTTGCGAACGGCGTCAGCGGAGCCCGCCCGGTTCCCTCGCACAGGAGCGGAGAAGCACGGTGA
- a CDS encoding aminopeptidase P family protein, whose amino-acid sequence MSEDTQQHTDEHTESHDPAVPEAYAAFMREGWGERELDLQRHPVADFADLRRKRLSEAFPGERLVVPAGTFKVRANDTDYRFRADTAHTWLSGNQTSDAVVVIDDGQAVLYARPRSSRETDEFFRDRQYGELWAGRRPSLREISDSLGIETRHIADLPDVLRSGHRTRVHRGVDPSVDRLVLADDDRDAELTRVLAELRLVKDEWELGELQHACDITTLGFEDSVRDWDNAIRYGERWIEGTFFRRARAMGNDIGYDSIVGGGRHATTLHWIDNTGPITPGDLVLLDMGAEAPSLYTADVTRTLPVSGTFTPLQRDLYALVLTAQQRGMDAIQPGETFRVAHHAAMDVLAHGLADLGLLPCSAEEALDPQSRVHARWTLHGVSHMLGMDVHDCAQAAAETYPEGDLAEGMVLTVEPGLYFQEDDLLVPEELRGIGIRIEDDVVVTAEGCRNLSAALPRDPGAVEEWMGSLRG is encoded by the coding sequence GTGAGTGAGGACACCCAGCAGCACACCGACGAGCACACCGAGAGCCACGACCCCGCCGTACCCGAGGCCTACGCGGCTTTCATGCGCGAGGGGTGGGGCGAGCGCGAGCTCGACCTGCAGCGACACCCGGTCGCCGACTTCGCCGATCTGCGACGCAAGCGGCTGTCCGAGGCGTTCCCCGGCGAGCGCCTGGTCGTTCCCGCAGGGACGTTCAAGGTGCGCGCCAACGACACCGACTACCGCTTCCGGGCCGACACCGCGCACACCTGGCTGAGCGGCAACCAGACCAGCGACGCCGTGGTCGTGATCGACGACGGCCAGGCCGTGCTCTACGCGCGTCCGCGCAGCTCGCGTGAGACCGACGAGTTCTTCCGCGACCGGCAGTACGGCGAGCTCTGGGCCGGCCGTCGGCCGTCGCTGCGCGAGATCTCCGACTCGCTCGGCATCGAGACCCGGCACATCGCCGACCTGCCCGACGTACTTCGCAGCGGGCACCGCACCCGCGTGCACCGCGGGGTGGACCCCTCGGTCGATCGTCTTGTCCTCGCCGACGACGACCGTGACGCTGAGCTGACCCGGGTGCTCGCCGAGCTGCGCCTGGTCAAGGACGAGTGGGAGCTGGGCGAGCTCCAGCACGCCTGCGACATCACCACGCTGGGCTTCGAGGACAGCGTCCGCGACTGGGACAACGCGATCCGTTACGGCGAACGCTGGATCGAGGGCACGTTCTTCCGTCGAGCGCGGGCCATGGGCAACGACATCGGCTACGACTCGATCGTCGGCGGCGGCCGGCACGCGACGACACTGCACTGGATCGACAACACCGGACCGATCACGCCGGGTGACCTGGTGCTGCTCGACATGGGCGCCGAGGCGCCCTCGCTGTACACCGCGGACGTCACCCGCACCCTCCCCGTGTCCGGCACGTTCACGCCGCTGCAGCGGGATCTCTACGCGCTCGTGCTCACCGCCCAGCAGCGCGGGATGGACGCGATCCAGCCCGGCGAGACCTTCCGGGTGGCGCACCACGCCGCGATGGACGTGCTGGCCCATGGGCTGGCCGACCTGGGACTGCTGCCCTGCTCCGCGGAGGAGGCGCTCGACCCGCAGAGCCGAGTCCACGCCCGCTGGACGCTGCATGGGGTCAGCCACATGCTCGGGATGGACGTGCACGACTGTGCCCAGGCGGCCGCGGAGACCTATCCCGAGGGTGACCTCGCCGAGGGGATGGTGCTCACCGTCGAGCCGGGGCTCTACTTCCAGGAGGACGACCTGCTGGTACCCGAGGAGCTCCGAGGCATCGGCATCCGGATCGAGGACGACGTCGTCGTGACCGCCGAGGGCTGCCGCAACCTCTCCGCGGCGCTCCCCCGCGACCCCGGGGCCGTCGAGGAGTGGATGGGCTCCCTGCGCGGCTGA